From a region of the Bdellovibrionales bacterium genome:
- the thrS gene encoding threonine--tRNA ligase gives MSQVTIVLPDNSTKVFDHEPSALEVAQSIGPRLAKETLGVKINGSNEIDDLRTPLKDQSKIALITTKSPEAIEVIRHTTAHVLAEAVQQIWPEVKVTIGPVIENGFYYDFDSPFHFTEEHFAQIEKKMAEIVAKDLPIVRQNWPIAKAIETFKGMKERFKVELIEGLAEKGEKEVGIYFNGDGWFDLCRGPHIQSTGQIKAFKLMSVAGAYWRGDETKPMLQRIYATAFADKKELDQYLHNLEEAKKRDHRKLGKELGLFHFHEWAPGSPFFTGKGAVVYNQLQKYMRELYFEFGYQEVITPQIFDSNLFITSGHMANYKDNIFFTRVDERDFASKPMNCPSHCLLFKAEPHSYKQLPLRMADFGRLHRFEKSGAMHGLTRVRTFCQDDAHIFCMIDQMQTEIASFMQLLNRVYTQLGMNNYKIFLSTRPENRMGSDEVWDKAEGALTKALDSLKLPFTINPGDGAFYGPKLDIMFVDALNRPWQLGTLQVDFNLPEAFGLEYVGEDNAPHRPVMLHRAILGSLERFIGVYLEHTAGHLPPWLAPTQVMILNITDRVNGFCEDLQKMFKDNQVRVEFDNRNEQLKFKIREAQLQKVPYMVIVGDKEAETKTVSLRLRDGSEHKGITVDELMKLISKDINERKLQSSLMKEAAH, from the coding sequence ATGTCACAAGTTACAATCGTTTTGCCTGATAATTCTACGAAGGTGTTTGATCACGAACCCTCGGCGCTGGAAGTGGCCCAATCTATTGGTCCGCGTTTAGCGAAAGAAACTCTTGGTGTGAAAATTAACGGATCGAACGAGATCGATGATTTGCGGACGCCTCTCAAAGATCAAAGCAAGATTGCTTTGATCACGACCAAATCTCCTGAAGCGATCGAAGTGATCCGTCACACGACGGCGCACGTATTGGCCGAAGCTGTTCAGCAGATCTGGCCTGAAGTGAAAGTGACGATTGGACCAGTGATCGAAAATGGTTTCTATTACGATTTCGATTCTCCATTCCATTTCACTGAAGAGCACTTCGCACAAATCGAAAAGAAAATGGCTGAAATCGTTGCCAAAGATTTGCCGATCGTTCGTCAGAACTGGCCGATTGCAAAAGCAATTGAGACTTTCAAAGGAATGAAAGAGCGTTTCAAAGTCGAACTCATCGAGGGTTTGGCTGAGAAGGGCGAAAAAGAAGTGGGCATCTACTTCAATGGTGACGGCTGGTTTGATCTCTGCCGTGGCCCGCATATTCAATCCACGGGTCAAATCAAGGCTTTCAAATTGATGTCGGTGGCAGGTGCTTACTGGCGTGGTGATGAAACGAAGCCGATGCTTCAGCGTATTTATGCAACAGCCTTTGCTGATAAAAAAGAACTCGATCAATATCTTCACAACCTCGAAGAGGCGAAGAAGCGCGATCATCGTAAGCTTGGTAAAGAGCTAGGTCTCTTCCACTTCCATGAGTGGGCTCCGGGGTCTCCGTTCTTCACTGGCAAGGGTGCGGTAGTTTACAACCAATTGCAGAAGTACATGCGTGAGCTGTATTTCGAGTTCGGTTACCAAGAAGTGATCACTCCGCAGATTTTTGATTCAAATCTGTTCATCACTTCAGGTCACATGGCGAACTACAAAGATAATATCTTCTTCACACGCGTGGATGAGCGCGACTTTGCATCAAAACCGATGAACTGTCCTTCACACTGCTTGTTGTTCAAGGCGGAGCCTCATTCATACAAGCAATTGCCGCTCAGAATGGCGGACTTCGGTCGCTTGCACCGTTTTGAAAAATCAGGTGCGATGCACGGCTTGACTCGCGTTCGTACGTTCTGTCAGGACGATGCGCACATCTTCTGCATGATCGATCAAATGCAGACCGAGATCGCAAGCTTCATGCAGCTCTTAAACCGCGTTTACACTCAGCTCGGTATGAACAACTACAAGATCTTCTTGTCGACTCGTCCAGAAAACCGCATGGGTTCTGACGAAGTTTGGGACAAGGCTGAAGGCGCTTTGACGAAAGCTTTGGATAGCTTGAAATTGCCATTCACGATCAATCCGGGCGATGGCGCGTTCTACGGGCCGAAGCTTGATATCATGTTCGTTGATGCTTTGAACCGTCCTTGGCAGTTGGGCACATTACAAGTCGACTTCAATTTGCCAGAAGCCTTTGGTCTTGAGTACGTGGGAGAAGACAATGCTCCCCACCGTCCTGTGATGTTGCACAGAGCGATCTTGGGTTCATTGGAGCGCTTTATCGGCGTGTACCTTGAGCACACAGCAGGACACTTGCCGCCGTGGCTCGCTCCGACTCAGGTGATGATTTTGAACATTACGGATCGTGTGAATGGTTTCTGCGAAGACTTGCAAAAGATGTTTAAAGACAACCAAGTCCGCGTAGAGTTTGACAACCGCAACGAGCAGTTGAAGTTTAAGATCCGCGAAGCACAGTTGCAGAAAGTTCCGTACATGGTGATCGTCGGCGATAAAGAAGCTGAGACGAAAACTGTGTCGCTTCGTTTGCGTGATGGCTCTGAACATAAGGGCATCACTGTCGACGAATTAATGAAATTGATTTCAAAAGATATTAACGAAAGAAAATTGCAGTCCTCTTTAATGAAAGAAGCTGCACACTAA